The following DNA comes from Hahella chejuensis KCTC 2396.
GCATTGGGGGTTTTCGTTGTCAGAGATCCACCTGCCGACCCATATCTATCAGGGGGTGAAAGACCGTTTCGTCCCTTGGCGTTTCGCACAGCATCTGGCGGATAACCTGCCGTTGGCGGATTTGCGCATGATCACGGACGCCGGCCATATGTTTCCGTTGGAGGCGGACTTTCAGCGTGAACTGATGTCCGCCATCCGGCGTTATCTAGCGCCGTCTGAGACTAGCGACGCCAGAAAGCAGGCGTAAACAGTATCAGCAGCGTGAACACTTCAAGACGGCCCAGCAGCATGGCGAAGCACAGTATCCATTTGGCGGGCTCGTTCAGCTCGCCGTAATGCAGCGCCACGCCGCCCAGGCCCGGACCCAGATTATTGATGCAGGCGCCCACGGCGGACCAGGCGGTAACCTGATCCAGCCCGGTGGCGAGCAGGCCCATCAACATAAACACGAACATGAACATATAAACGGAGAAGAAGCCCCACACGGCCTCCAGCACCCGGTCAGGCACCGGTTTTCGCCCCAGCTTCACCTGAATCACGGCATTGGGATGCACGATACGCTTCACCTCGCGCATGCCTTGCTTAAAGATCAACAGCACTCGGATAACTTTCATGCCGCCGCCAGTGGAGCCGGCGCAGCCGCCGATGAAAGCGACAACGAACAACAGGAATGGCAGCAGGTGCGGCCAATGGGCGAAGTCCGCGGTGGCGAAGCCTGTTGTGGTGGCGATGCTGACGACTTCAAATACGCCTCGAATAATGGCGGTAAAGGGGTCGTAAGTGCCGGTGCCGATTAATACGCCGACGGTAATGACTGAAACAGTTATCAGGATCAGTGAATAAAAAACAAACTCGGGATCTTTCAGGTACACCAGCACGGAGCGGCGGCGCCAGGCGAAAAAGTGCATGGCGAAGTTGATCCCGGCCAGGAACATGAAAATGATGCAGATGAACTCAATCAGCGGGCTGTTGAAGTAGCCAATGGAGGCGTCATGAGTGGAGAAGCCGCCGATCGCAATAGTGGCGAAGCTGTGTCCGATAGCGTCGAACGCATCCATGCCCGCCCACCAATACAGCAGTGCGCACAGCGCAGTGAGTGAGACATAGATATACCAAAGCGCTTTTGCGGTTTCGGTGATTCTGGGCGTGAGCTTGTTGTCCTTGACCGGACCCGGCGCTTCCGCCCGATATAACTGCATGCCGCCGATACCCAGCATCGGCAGAATCGCCACCGCCAGCACGATAATTCCCATACCGCCCAGCCATTGCAATTGCTGGCGATACCAGAGGATGGACTTGGGCAAAACGTCGATGCCGGTCATCACCGTGGCGCCGGTGGTGGTCAGCCCGGAGACGGACTCGAAGATGGCGTCAACCAGACTCAGGTGGGGATGCTCGCTCAGATAAAGAGGAACCGCCCCACTCAGACTCAGCACCACCCAAAACAGCACCGTGACCACAAAGCCGTCGCGTATGCGTAGCTCACTGGTTTGGCGAAATACAGGCAGCCACACCATGAGACCCGTCAGAAAAATACCGCACATGGCGGTAAGGAAAGGCTGCATATGGCCGTCTTCGTAGATCAGCGACACCACGATGGGAGGGATCATGGTGGTGCTGAACAACATCAGCAGGACGCCCAGAATTTTAGCTATCGCCGAATAATGCATTGATTTGTCGTACGCTTATTTTTGGTAAATGCGTTAAAAGAATGCGAGTCCCACCTGGAACAGGCGCTCAACTTCGGCGATTCTGCGTTTATCCACCACGAACAGAATGACGTGATCATCCGGTTGAATACGCAGGTGGTCGTGAGCGATCAATACCTCGCCCCGTCTTACGATGGCGCCGATGGTTGAGCCCGCCGGCAGTGAAATTTCATCCAATCGTTTGCCGACCACTTTGGAGGAGCGATGGTCGCCGTGGGCGATCGCCTCAATGGTTTCCGCCGCGCCACGTCGAAGTGAGTGTGCGCTCACTACGTCGCCTCTCCTTACATGTGTAAGCAAGCTGCCGATAGTGGTTTGCTGTGGTGAAATAGCGACATCAATTTCGCCGCCCTGAATCAGGTCGACGTAATCCGGGTTGTTGATCAGGGTCATCACCTTGCGCACACCGAGTCGCTTGGCCAGCATGGAGGCCATGATGTTGGCTTCGTCATCGTTGGTGACGGCGCAGAAAACGTCAGTGTCTTCGATGTTTTCTTCCAGCAACAGTTCTTTGTAGGCCGCGTTGCCATGCAAAACGATCGTCTTGTTCAGCTCTTCGGAGAGCTGGATGCAGCGATTTTGGTTATGTTCGATCAGTTTAACCTGATAGCGTCCTTCCAGGGTTTCCGCCAGTCGCGCTCCAATGTTGCCGCCGCCCGCGATCATGATGCGACGATAAGGCTTTTCCAGAGGCTGCAGCTCGCTCATGACCTTGCGGATGTTATCCCGGGCGGCGATGAAGAATACTTCGTCGTCTTCTTCAATGACTGTGTCGCCTTGAGGGATAATCGCCCTGTCCTTGCGGTAAATAGCCGCGACGCGGGTATCAATATGCGGCAAATGCTGACGCAGGTAGGCGAGTTCGTGGCCGATCAACGGGCCGCCTTTGGTGGCCTTGATGCCGACCAAACGCACCAGCCCCTTGGAGAAATCCAGCACCTGCAAGGCGCCGGGGTTTTCAATCAGGCGGGTGATGTGCTCGGTAACTACCTGTTCAGGGCTGATAATCACGTCAATGGGAAAAGCTTCGGTATTGAACAGGCCTTTCTTGGTGAGGTAAGCGGAGGTGCGCACCCGGCTGATTTTGGTGGGGGTCTTGAACAGCGTAAAGGCGACCTGACAGGCCACCATATTGACTTCATCGCTGTTGGTGACGGCGATTAGCATATCCGCGTCGTCCGCCCCCGCCTGTTTCAGAATGTTGGGATAGGAAGCCTGTCCCTGCACGGTGCGGATATCCAGCCGGTCCTGCAATGAGCGCAGGCGCTGGGGATTGGAGTCCACCACAGTGATGTCATTCGCCTCGCTGGCCAGGTTTTCCGCGAGGGTTCCCCCAACTTGGCCGGCGCCAAGAATTATGATTTTCATGCTAAGCGTCCACAGCTGAGACTTTCGGTGTTGGTTGTTTCCGCAATCTGGCGTAGAAAAAGCCGTCATGGCCGCCGGTCACCGGCAAAAGCTGCACTCCGAAAGGCGACTGAATTCCATATTTCCCTTCAATCGGTATGACCTCCGCGTCCGTGGCGTCGGCGATAAAGCGTTCAATTATATGCTCATTCTCTTCTTTAAGAATAGAACAGGTCGCATAGACTAATAGACCCTCAGGCTTCAGGGTAGTCCATAAAGTTCGCAGCAGCTTCAGTTGCAGCTCTGCGAGCTGGGGAATATCTTCGCTGCGGCGCAGCAGCTTGATATCGGGGTGACGACGTATTACACCCGTCGCACTACATGGTGCGTCGAGCAAAATGCGGTCGAATGGCGTCCCGTCCCACCACTGCTGCAGGTCGCCGATATCCGCCGTGCGCACATCCGCCTCCAGTTGCAGACGCTGTAGCGTGTCACGGGTGCGAAGCTGGCGCTCTGGGTCTACATCCACGGCGGTTACGGAGATAGTTGGGGTTCGTTCAAGTAACGCCGCTGTTTTGCCGCCTGGCGCGCAACAAGCGTCAAGCACCCGTTCGTTGGGCTGAGGGTCCACGAGACTGGCGCTAAGCTGCGCGGCTTCATCCTGAACGGAACACAAACCGGCGTCGAAAAATCCCGGCAGACGGCTTACATCTACGGCGTGCTCACACTGGACTCCGGTTTCCGCCCATTCGCAGGAATGTGCGCCCACCTCCACTTCGCGTAATTGATTCAGGTAGTCTTCCCGCTGAACTTTCTGCAAATTGACGCGTAGCGTTAGCGGGGCCTGGGCGTTGCTGGCGGCAAGCAACTCGTCAAGCTGGTGCGGATAAGCGGCGGACAATTTGTCCAGTAACCAGCGCGGCATTGCATAGCGGAGGCTTGGATCCGCTTCGCTGCGCGCCAGCAGTTCGTCCTTGCGGCGTTGAAAGCTGCGCAGTACGCCGTTGACCAGCTTGGTGGCCCAAAGCTTATTGAGTTCCTTGGTGACGTTAACGGTTTCATTGATGCTGACGTGGGCGGGTTTATCCATGAACGCCAGTTGATGAAGGCCGCTGAGCAGGAGGAAATGAATATCCCGCTCTTTGGCCTTGATGGGCTGACGTAATAACTGGCCCAGCCAATGCTCCAAGGTCAGATAATGTCGGCATGCACCGTAACATAGCGCCTGCAGAAAACTGCGGTCATTTTCTTCGACCTGTTCCAGAGCCGGCGCCATCGCGGTGGTCAGAGAGCGTCCTTCTTCCGCCACCGCGCGCAGCGTTTTGGCGGCTGCGGCGCGAGCGCTGAGAGTTTTGCGTCGTTTCATATCAGCTGGTTATCTCCAGGACCTGACCCAATTGCATCAGGGGCTTGCCGCCGTTGATCAGATCCTTGCAACTGATAGGCTTGCCGCCGGGCAATTGCAGACTGGTGATGGACAGTACGCCTTCGCCGCAAGCGACTTTGACCGCTTCCGCCGAACGTTCGAGAATTGTCCCCGGCTTCGCTTTGCTCATATCGGCGGACGCGCTGGCCGCCCAAATGCGGATAGTCTGTCCGTTGTCTTCGGTGAAACACACCGGCCAGGGATTGAACGCTGCGATTTTGCGTTGAATCAGCGACGCCGGCTCGGACCAGTCGATACGGGCTTCCTCTTTCTGCAGTTTGTGGGCGTAGGTGGCCAGATCGTCTTGTTGTCTCTCGGCCTGTAATTTGTCTTCCTGCAACAACGCCAGTGCTTTCACAATGGCCTCTCCGCCCATTTGGGCCAGGCGATCATGCAGTGTGCGGCCAGTGTCGTCCGCAGAGATAGGAGTGACGGTCTTTAGCAGCATGGGGCCTGTGTCCAGTCCCGCCTCCATCTGCATGATGGTGATGCCGGACTCTTGATCTCCCGCGATAATCGCCCGCTGAATTGGCGCCGCGCCGCGCCAGCGCGGCAACAGTGAGGCATGAATATTGAGGCAGCCGCGCTTGGGGGCGTCCAGCACCGCTTGAGGCAGGATGATTCCATAGGCGGCCACCACCATCACATCCGCTTCATAATCGCGCAGTTGCTGCCGGTCTTCTTCGTTTTTGAAGTTCAGTGGCTGTTCCACCGGGATAGTGTGTTTTAGCGCAAGCTGTTTCACAGGGCCAGGGAGAAGCTTGTTGCCACGCCCGGCGGGACGGTCAGGTTGAGTGTATACAGCGACGATCTGATAATTGGCGTCCAGTAACGCTTGCAGTGCTGAAGCTGCAAAGTCCGGGGTGCCGGCGAAAATGACTTTCAGGGGTGATGACATGAAGTTTCAGGCCTTAAAAACAAAAACCGCCTGGGTGGGCGGTTAATAAATCTTTCGGAAATGTGGACTTATGCGCGCATTTTATGCTGCTTTTCCAGTTTCTTCCGGATTCGAGTCCGTTTAACATTACTCAGGTAGTCGACGTACAGTTTGCCATTGAGATGATCAACCTCATGCTGGAGGCATACCGCGAGCAGGCCGCGGGCTTCCATCTCGTAGGATTCGCCGTTACGATCCTGGGCTCTGATCTTGACGTGGGGAATCCGTGTGACCGACTCGTAGAAACCCGGGACGGACAAACATCCCTCCTGCATTTCTTCGGGGTCGCCGTCCAATACTTCGATGTCGGGGTTGATAAACACCATAGGCTCGGATTTGTCCTCGGATACATCAATTACTACGATGCGTTTGTGGACATCTACCTGGGTGGCGGCCAACCCGATTCCGGGGGCCTCATACATGGTCTCAAACATGTCGTCGATTAACTGGCCCAAAGCCGCGTCAAAGGTTTGCACTGGCTTGGCTACTGTACGCAGCCTAGGGTCAGGAAATTCAAGAATTTGGAGCTTACTCATAATTAAATTTGTGAAAAAATTTCCATTACAGATTGGATAACGCCTGCTAGTATTATCTATTAGTGTAAGAATGAGTACAAACTAGACAAAATTGAATAGGCTAATCGTCATTATAGCCTGATTTCATCCCAAACTGCCCGGTTATGACCTAAGGGAATGTATCATGAGGAAACTGCTGTCCTTTGTGTTCGTAGTGATGCTAACGTTGAGCCAGTTTGCGCTGGCCGCGCCTGAGCTACGCGACGACCATCCAGATCGCTACACTGTCGTCAAAGGTGATACTTTGTGGGATATATCTTCGCGCTTTTTGCGGAATCCCTGGTATTGGCCGGAGATCTGGTATGTTAATCCACAAATAGAAAACCCCCATTTGATTTTCCCCGGCGATGTGCTGGCCTTGGTGTATATCGACGGCAGACCCCATGTCACCATCGCCCAGCGCGGCGATATCGGGCGTACGGTGAAGCTGTCTCCGAAAAAGCGCATTACGCCGCTGGAAAGCGCCATTCCCGCTATTCCGCTTGAAGCTATCTATCCGTTTCTTACTGACAGCCGTGTTGTAACGGAAGAGGAATTGAATCAGGCTCCCTATGTGTTGCTCGGCAAAAAAGGTAATTTGATTGTTGGTGCGGGAGATCAAGTTTACGCCCGAGGCGATGCTGTGCTGGAAGCGTCCTATGGCATTTATCGTCGAGATGATGTCTATGTCGATCCTGACACCAAAGAATTCTTGGGTATTCAAGCCAGATCTATCGCAGTGGGTAAAATCATTGCGCAAGAAGATGATGTGCAGACGGTACAGATTCGCCGTTCAAATGAAGAAATCCGTCAAGGCGACCGCTTGCTGCAAGAGGAAGATCGTGAAATTAATTCCACTTTCTATCCCAGCAACCCTGAGGGCGATATCCATGGCAAGATGATTTCGGTCATTGATGGAGTGAGTCAGATTGGTCAGTACGATGTGGTGGTCATCAACCGTGGCGAACGCGAAGGTTTGAAAGTTGGCAACGTGTTGGCTGTCTACAAAGCCGGTGAGCAAGTTCGTGACCCTTACACCAAGGAAATACTTTTGTTGCCGTCTGATCGAGCTGGTTTGCTGATGGTGTTCCGCACTTTTGAAAAAGTCAGTTATGGACTGATCTTAAAAGCCGAGCGTCCGCTTGCTATAATGGACGAAGTACGTAATCCATAATATGTTAATGCTCTGAGACGCCGCGTGCTGTGGCGTCTCAGCCGATCAAGGATGATCCAATGTCTACTCTGACTCCTATTGTCTGGTTAAATCTCACCACTATTCCTTCTTTGGGCGATAGTCGCCTTGCCCTGCTTGCGCAACATTTTGAAGAGTCGTCACAGATCGACGATTTTCAATTAGGCGTCTCCTCCAGCCTGTCATTTTCCTCTGAGCTGTGGCGCGCCATAGAGAAGGTGATTGCACACGGCGATCGCCCTGTTAACGCACAGGCGGCGAATGCTTTGAGGTGGAGCGAACAGCCAGGGAATCGTCTGTTTTTGTTGCCTGACGCTGACTACCCCAGTCTGCTACGCCTGCTGCCTGACCCTCCCGCCGTGCTCTATGCCCGTGGCCGTCATGAATTGATACATCAGCCGCAGATCGCCATGGTGGGGTCGCGTAATCCAAGTGTGCACGGGCAGGAAACAGCACGCCAGTTCGCCCGTTCCCTGGGGGAAAGCGGCTTTACTATCACCAGTGGTCTGGCGGCGGGTATAGATGGCTCTGCTCATGCGGGCGCGTTGGGAACACTGGGGGCGACAATTGGTGTGCTGGGGTCTGGCTTGAATGTCATTTATCCCGCCAAGCACCGTGATCTTGCCCAAAAAATGATGGAAAGCGGTTTGCTGGTTAGCGAGTTTCCACCGGATACTCAGCCCAGATCGCAGCATTTCCCCAAGCGGAATCGCATTATCAGCGGCTTATCGCTGGGAACGCTGGTGGTGGAGGCCAGTTTACGCAGCGGTTCTTTGATTACGGCGCGCAATGCTCTGGAGCAACATAGAGAAGTCTTCGCTATTCCCGGCTCTATCCATAATCCTCAGGCGCGCGGTTGTCATCACCTGATCAAGCAGGGAGCGAAGCTGGTGGAGTGCACAGACGATATCCTCGCTGAATTGCCTGCATTGATGGGGCTATACCGCTCTCTTAATGAACCATGGACCACTGTGTTCGCTGCGGAAGAATTCCCAGGCCAGCAGAGCCAGCCTGAGCCGGCGTCACTGCGTCCACTGTCTGAACAGGCGGAAGCGGTGCTTAAGGGGATGGGTTACGATTGTACGCCGCCGGACGCGTTGGTGGAGCGAACTGGCCTGTCTATTGCGGAGATCAGAAGCGTGTTAATTGAGCTGGAGCTGGAAGGCTGGGTGCAGGAAGTGGCGGGAGGCTTCATTCGCAACGCCCGCTAGCTATCCATCCCTCCAGGCGCCCTTAGAGCTTGCCCCCACGGTCGCCTTCGGTTACTTTGCGCGAGATTGGTATCTGGAGGGGCAAAACTTGTCAGCATGGTTTATTCAGAAAGCAGTGTCCGTTCTCAGCCGTGGCGGCGTACTCGCTTATCCCACTGAAGCGGTATGGGGTCTGGGCTGCGATCCCTCGTGTGAAGACGCGGTCAATCGTATCCTACAGCTTAAACGTCGACCATGGCGCAAAGGCTTGATCCTGGTATCAGGTCAGATTGAGCATTTTTCCCAGTTGTTAGACAGGTTGCCGCAGCAACAGAAAGATCAGATATTGGCGACCTGGCCTGGACCCGTTACCTGGGTTGTCCCTGACCCTGGCGTATATGCGCCGCTGGTGCGCGGCGCCCATGACGCCATAGCTATCCGCGTCACGGCGCATCCTCTGGTGGTGGAGCTTACCAAGGCGTTTGGCGGCCCAATCGTTTCCACTTCCGCCAATCCTGCGACGAGGGAGCCGGCCCGCACTCTTTTCGACTGCCGCCGCTACTTTAAATCCGGCGTTGATCACTATCTGCCCGGCAAGCTAAGCGGACTGAGTAAACCCAGTCAAATCCGCGACGCCGCCACCGGCGCCATTCTCAGACAATAAAGGCGACTCCATGCAGCAACAGATTACACAGGTTAAAGACTATCTTCTGGGATTGCAGGACGAGATCTGCAATGGACTAGCCGTCATTGACGGTGGCGATGGATTTGTCGAAGACGCCTGGAGTAGAGAGGAAGGCGGCGGTGGACGCACCAGGGTGCTTA
Coding sequences within:
- a CDS encoding TrkH family potassium uptake protein; the encoded protein is MHYSAIAKILGVLLMLFSTTMIPPIVVSLIYEDGHMQPFLTAMCGIFLTGLMVWLPVFRQTSELRIRDGFVVTVLFWVVLSLSGAVPLYLSEHPHLSLVDAIFESVSGLTTTGATVMTGIDVLPKSILWYRQQLQWLGGMGIIVLAVAILPMLGIGGMQLYRAEAPGPVKDNKLTPRITETAKALWYIYVSLTALCALLYWWAGMDAFDAIGHSFATIAIGGFSTHDASIGYFNSPLIEFICIIFMFLAGINFAMHFFAWRRRSVLVYLKDPEFVFYSLILITVSVITVGVLIGTGTYDPFTAIIRGVFEVVSIATTTGFATADFAHWPHLLPFLLFVVAFIGGCAGSTGGGMKVIRVLLIFKQGMREVKRIVHPNAVIQVKLGRKPVPDRVLEAVWGFFSVYMFMFVFMLMGLLATGLDQVTAWSAVGACINNLGPGLGGVALHYGELNEPAKWILCFAMLLGRLEVFTLLILFTPAFWRR
- a CDS encoding L-threonylcarbamoyladenylate synthase, encoding MSAWFIQKAVSVLSRGGVLAYPTEAVWGLGCDPSCEDAVNRILQLKRRPWRKGLILVSGQIEHFSQLLDRLPQQQKDQILATWPGPVTWVVPDPGVYAPLVRGAHDAIAIRVTAHPLVVELTKAFGGPIVSTSANPATREPARTLFDCRRYFKSGVDHYLPGKLSGLSKPSQIRDAATGAILRQ
- the fmt gene encoding methionyl-tRNA formyltransferase, with the translated sequence MSSPLKVIFAGTPDFAASALQALLDANYQIVAVYTQPDRPAGRGNKLLPGPVKQLALKHTIPVEQPLNFKNEEDRQQLRDYEADVMVVAAYGIILPQAVLDAPKRGCLNIHASLLPRWRGAAPIQRAIIAGDQESGITIMQMEAGLDTGPMLLKTVTPISADDTGRTLHDRLAQMGGEAIVKALALLQEDKLQAERQQDDLATYAHKLQKEEARIDWSEPASLIQRKIAAFNPWPVCFTEDNGQTIRIWAASASADMSKAKPGTILERSAEAVKVACGEGVLSITSLQLPGGKPISCKDLINGGKPLMQLGQVLEITS
- the trkA gene encoding Trk system potassium transporter TrkA, coding for MKIIILGAGQVGGTLAENLASEANDITVVDSNPQRLRSLQDRLDIRTVQGQASYPNILKQAGADDADMLIAVTNSDEVNMVACQVAFTLFKTPTKISRVRTSAYLTKKGLFNTEAFPIDVIISPEQVVTEHITRLIENPGALQVLDFSKGLVRLVGIKATKGGPLIGHELAYLRQHLPHIDTRVAAIYRKDRAIIPQGDTVIEEDDEVFFIAARDNIRKVMSELQPLEKPYRRIMIAGGGNIGARLAETLEGRYQVKLIEHNQNRCIQLSEELNKTIVLHGNAAYKELLLEENIEDTDVFCAVTNDDEANIMASMLAKRLGVRKVMTLINNPDYVDLIQGGEIDVAISPQQTTIGSLLTHVRRGDVVSAHSLRRGAAETIEAIAHGDHRSSKVVGKRLDEISLPAGSTIGAIVRRGEVLIAHDHLRIQPDDHVILFVVDKRRIAEVERLFQVGLAFF
- the dprA gene encoding DNA-processing protein DprA, with product MSTLTPIVWLNLTTIPSLGDSRLALLAQHFEESSQIDDFQLGVSSSLSFSSELWRAIEKVIAHGDRPVNAQAANALRWSEQPGNRLFLLPDADYPSLLRLLPDPPAVLYARGRHELIHQPQIAMVGSRNPSVHGQETARQFARSLGESGFTITSGLAAGIDGSAHAGALGTLGATIGVLGSGLNVIYPAKHRDLAQKMMESGLLVSEFPPDTQPRSQHFPKRNRIISGLSLGTLVVEASLRSGSLITARNALEQHREVFAIPGSIHNPQARGCHHLIKQGAKLVECTDDILAELPALMGLYRSLNEPWTTVFAAEEFPGQQSQPEPASLRPLSEQAEAVLKGMGYDCTPPDALVERTGLSIAEIRSVLIELELEGWVQEVAGGFIRNAR
- the def gene encoding peptide deformylase, producing MSKLQILEFPDPRLRTVAKPVQTFDAALGQLIDDMFETMYEAPGIGLAATQVDVHKRIVVIDVSEDKSEPMVFINPDIEVLDGDPEEMQEGCLSVPGFYESVTRIPHVKIRAQDRNGESYEMEARGLLAVCLQHEVDHLNGKLYVDYLSNVKRTRIRKKLEKQHKMRA
- the rsmB gene encoding 16S rRNA (cytosine(967)-C(5))-methyltransferase RsmB: MKRRKTLSARAAAAKTLRAVAEEGRSLTTAMAPALEQVEENDRSFLQALCYGACRHYLTLEHWLGQLLRQPIKAKERDIHFLLLSGLHQLAFMDKPAHVSINETVNVTKELNKLWATKLVNGVLRSFQRRKDELLARSEADPSLRYAMPRWLLDKLSAAYPHQLDELLAASNAQAPLTLRVNLQKVQREDYLNQLREVEVGAHSCEWAETGVQCEHAVDVSRLPGFFDAGLCSVQDEAAQLSASLVDPQPNERVLDACCAPGGKTAALLERTPTISVTAVDVDPERQLRTRDTLQRLQLEADVRTADIGDLQQWWDGTPFDRILLDAPCSATGVIRRHPDIKLLRRSEDIPQLAELQLKLLRTLWTTLKPEGLLVYATCSILKEENEHIIERFIADATDAEVIPIEGKYGIQSPFGVQLLPVTGGHDGFFYARLRKQPTPKVSAVDA
- a CDS encoding LysM peptidoglycan-binding domain-containing protein — protein: MRKLLSFVFVVMLTLSQFALAAPELRDDHPDRYTVVKGDTLWDISSRFLRNPWYWPEIWYVNPQIENPHLIFPGDVLALVYIDGRPHVTIAQRGDIGRTVKLSPKKRITPLESAIPAIPLEAIYPFLTDSRVVTEEELNQAPYVLLGKKGNLIVGAGDQVYARGDAVLEASYGIYRRDDVYVDPDTKEFLGIQARSIAVGKIIAQEDDVQTVQIRRSNEEIRQGDRLLQEEDREINSTFYPSNPEGDIHGKMISVIDGVSQIGQYDVVVINRGEREGLKVGNVLAVYKAGEQVRDPYTKEILLLPSDRAGLLMVFRTFEKVSYGLILKAERPLAIMDEVRNP